From Apteryx mantelli isolate bAptMan1 chromosome 14, bAptMan1.hap1, whole genome shotgun sequence, the proteins below share one genomic window:
- the LOC106487168 gene encoding interleukin-5-like has translation MKTHLCFILLAASVSAAPHMSNIAELLTLLEQIYNSVTEDTQNLRIETPLHTDNASCVNKIFEGTELLKNNLDMKKFGAFFQKFERLKQSLTPRLGKEEECDTERKPPQKFIEKLTTFIRKSSKNPRAQSY, from the exons ATGAAGACACATCTGTGCTTTATCCTGCTGGCTGCGAGCGTCTCTGCTGCTCCCCACATGAGCAACATAGCTGAACTACTGACATTACTAGAACAAATCTATAACTCAGTGACAGAGGACACTCAG aatttgaGGATTGAAACTCCACTTCATACAGAT AATGCAAGTTGTGTGAACAAAATCTTTGAAGGAACGGAACTGTTGAAAAATAATCTGGATATGAAAAAATTTGGTGCTTTTTTCCAAAAATTTGAAAGACTGAAGCAATCACTCACACCACGCCTGGGAAAAGAG GAGGAATGTGATACAGAaagaaaacccccccaaaaattcatagaaaaacTGACAACGTTCATCCGAAAATCATCAAAAAACCCAAGAGCACAAAGTTATTAG